The Lycium ferocissimum isolate CSIRO_LF1 unplaced genomic scaffold, AGI_CSIRO_Lferr_CH_V1 ctg5848, whole genome shotgun sequence genome window below encodes:
- the LOC132045023 gene encoding zinc finger CCCH domain-containing protein 56-like — protein sequence MSNDKHILLRAAENDDLEFFEKVLSLEMDLSLGMDVDAVHDHEGVSRTPFMVACMHGSIGVIRLLLSRKKVFVEYKSSDGKTAIDWARERSLPQDVIHDIILAARDWLINNYKITPCPTTCGRSTCPFLHTGELKRRDPNRYGYSAALCNYFTEKRCRDGAMCQNAHGKIEKDYHPDLFRTRRCYWGEQCSRKGILTCSFAHYGEEGILRNRAPRQPNPVPDRAPGRRAPGRVPLPENDFVSIPSLNPSYFSTVAGHWEIIHEPLYEQPWHFL from the coding sequence ATGTCTAACGATAAGCACATTCTGCTGCGAGCAGCGGAGAATGATGATCTGGAGTTTTTTGAGAAAGTGTTGAGTTTGGAGATGGACTTGAGTTTAGGAATGGACGTCGATGCCGTGCATGACCATGAAGGCGTGTCTAGGACACCTTTCATGGTGGCCTGCATGCACGGCAGTATAGGTGTAATCAGGTTGCTACTGTCTAGGAAGAAGGTATTCGTCGAATACAAGAGCAGTGACGGGAAAACTGCGATCGATTGGGCTAGGGAAAGGAGTTTGCCTCAGGATGTGATCCACGATATAATATTAGCTGCGAGGGATTGGTTGATAAACAACTACAAAATTACCCCCTGTCCCACTACATGCGGACGCTCAACATGTCCATTCTTGCACACCGGGGAGTTGAAAAGAAGAGATCCGAATAGATATGGTTATTCGGCAGCATTGTGCAACTACTTTACCGAAAAACGTTGCAGAGATGGGGCGATGTGCCAAAATGCGCATGGGAAGATTGAGAAGGATTACCACCCCGACTTGTTTAGGACTCGGAGGTGCTACTGGGGAGAACAATGTTCCAGGAAGGGCATATTGACTTGTAGTTTCGCACACTATGGGGAAGAAGGCATCTTGAGAAACCGAGCTCCTAGACAACCTAACCCTGTTCCTGACCGAGCTCCAGGAAGACGAGCTCCTGGAAGAGTACCTCTGCCCGAGAATGATTTTGTTTCTATCCCGTCACTGAATCCCAGCTATTTCTCAACAGTAGCAGGGCACTGGGAGATCATCCATGAGCCACTGTATGAGCAACCATGGCATTTTCTTTGA